The Collimonas sp. PA-H2 genome contains a region encoding:
- a CDS encoding MFS transporter, with protein MSSQPRTLETRSLPVSKPGNPWKEICAASIGNALEFYDLLIYGYFAIVIGKLFFPAADETTSLLLSVGTFGISFVMRPLGAIVLGSYADRAGRKASLTVSIFVMMIGTAMIAFAPTYAQIGIASPLIVIVARMLQGFSTGGEFGAATAFMVEHADAKRRGFFASWQLSTQGLATVLAAGVSALLSFTLTESQLDDWGWRLAFGVGLLIGPVGLYIRSQIDETPEFKKIAAAKPEQSPLKVVLLRDRINLLLGIGVVSGATAFNYVHKLYMPTYALKQLHIPATSSFLSAMVTGLVLMISAPLFGALSDRYGRFRVLSMAMLTIACTSYPLFLLLTTWPTVGTLMLVQGLVGILIAACLGPIPAMLSDIFPTSTRGTGLALSYNFSVTLFGGFAPLIVTWMIAFTESKLAPSFYVMATALISIAAVLALGRRMARRGPV; from the coding sequence ATGTCATCACAGCCACGAACACTGGAAACCCGCAGCTTGCCGGTCAGCAAACCTGGCAATCCCTGGAAAGAAATCTGCGCGGCCAGCATCGGCAACGCACTCGAATTCTATGATTTGCTGATCTACGGCTATTTCGCGATCGTGATCGGTAAGCTGTTCTTTCCGGCAGCGGACGAAACCACTTCCTTGCTGCTAAGCGTCGGCACATTCGGGATTTCCTTCGTCATGCGCCCGCTAGGCGCCATTGTCCTGGGTTCCTATGCAGACCGGGCCGGACGCAAAGCATCGCTGACCGTATCCATCTTTGTCATGATGATTGGCACGGCGATGATTGCTTTTGCTCCGACCTATGCACAAATCGGCATTGCCTCTCCCCTGATCGTGATCGTGGCCCGCATGCTGCAAGGCTTTTCCACCGGCGGCGAATTCGGCGCGGCAACTGCATTCATGGTCGAGCATGCCGATGCCAAACGGCGTGGCTTCTTCGCCAGCTGGCAATTGTCGACCCAGGGACTGGCGACCGTGCTGGCCGCCGGAGTCAGCGCGCTGCTCAGTTTTACTCTGACAGAGAGTCAGCTGGACGACTGGGGCTGGCGGCTGGCGTTTGGCGTCGGTTTGCTGATCGGACCGGTAGGCCTGTATATCCGCAGCCAGATCGATGAAACCCCGGAATTCAAGAAGATTGCGGCGGCCAAGCCGGAACAGTCGCCGTTGAAAGTTGTCCTGCTGCGCGACCGCATCAATCTGCTGCTGGGCATAGGGGTGGTTTCCGGCGCTACCGCATTCAACTACGTGCATAAATTGTATATGCCCACCTATGCATTAAAACAATTGCACATTCCTGCCACTTCTTCATTTCTGAGCGCGATGGTGACCGGGCTGGTCTTGATGATCAGCGCGCCGCTGTTTGGCGCACTATCGGACCGCTACGGCCGCTTCCGCGTCTTGTCGATGGCGATGCTGACGATCGCCTGCACCTCCTATCCCCTGTTCCTCTTATTGACAACCTGGCCGACGGTCGGCACCTTGATGCTGGTCCAGGGCCTGGTCGGGATATTGATCGCTGCCTGCCTCGGACCTATACCTGCGATGCTGTCGGACATCTTCCCGACCAGTACCCGCGGCACCGGACTTGCCCTCAGCTATAACTTTTCCGTCACCTTGTTTGGCGGCTTCGCGCCGCTGATCGTCACCTGGATGATTGCCTTCACGGAGAGCAAACTGGCGCCCAGTTTTTATGTGATGGCGACGGCCTTGATCAGCATTGCAGCGGTGCTCGCGTTGGGGCGCCGGATGGCGCGGCGCGGACCGGTCTGA
- a CDS encoding helix-hairpin-helix domain-containing protein, with protein sequence MPKYLERDAVVKLEDLPNIGKAGAADLRCIGILQPAQLIGKSPLQMYEALCVATGARHDPCVIDVFMSVVRYMEGAEPLPWWSYTAERKRLLKSG encoded by the coding sequence ATGCCCAAGTACCTGGAAAGAGACGCCGTGGTGAAACTGGAGGACTTGCCGAATATCGGCAAGGCTGGCGCCGCCGACCTGCGCTGCATCGGCATCCTGCAGCCGGCGCAACTGATCGGCAAATCGCCGCTGCAGATGTATGAAGCCTTATGTGTCGCCACCGGCGCCCGCCACGATCCCTGCGTGATCGATGTGTTCATGTCGGTGGTGCGCTACATGGAAGGCGCCGAGCCGCTGCCATGGTGGTCGTACACAGCAGAGCGCAAGCGCCTGCTCAAGTCCGGCTAA
- the mmsB gene encoding 3-hydroxyisobutyrate dehydrogenase, with translation MNHEIVFIGLGNMGLPMALNLVKAGHKVSGHDLVAASVEKFAAGGGSTGNELAAAVGAAKVIITMLPASRHVEGAYLGASGILAQAAPGTLLIDCSTIAPDAARKVAAAAHAKGFVMLDAPVSGGTGGALAGTLTFMVGGSDEGFAAAKPYLEKMGKAIFHAGDNGSGQTVKVCNNMLLGILMIGTSEAIRLGMANGMDPKVLSEIMAKSSGRNWALEVYNPCPGVMENAPASKGYSGGFGVDLMLKDLGLAVENSLSTGSSVPLGALARNLYDIHSKSGAGGLDFSSIFNMLAKAE, from the coding sequence ATGAACCATGAAATCGTTTTTATCGGCCTCGGCAATATGGGTTTGCCGATGGCGCTCAACCTGGTGAAAGCCGGCCATAAGGTCAGCGGCCATGACCTGGTCGCCGCCAGCGTCGAGAAATTTGCCGCCGGCGGCGGCAGCACCGGCAATGAGCTGGCCGCCGCTGTCGGCGCCGCCAAGGTGATCATCACCATGCTGCCTGCCAGCCGCCATGTCGAAGGAGCCTATCTCGGCGCCAGCGGCATCCTGGCACAGGCCGCGCCCGGCACTTTGCTGATCGACTGCTCCACCATCGCTCCCGACGCCGCTCGCAAGGTGGCGGCGGCAGCGCACGCGAAGGGCTTCGTCATGCTCGATGCGCCGGTCTCCGGCGGCACCGGCGGTGCGCTGGCTGGCACGTTGACTTTCATGGTCGGCGGTTCGGACGAAGGCTTTGCCGCGGCCAAGCCGTATCTGGAAAAGATGGGCAAGGCGATCTTCCATGCCGGCGACAACGGCAGCGGCCAGACCGTCAAGGTGTGCAACAACATGTTGCTGGGAATCCTGATGATAGGCACTTCGGAAGCGATCCGGCTGGGCATGGCCAACGGCATGGATCCCAAGGTGCTGTCGGAAATCATGGCCAAGAGCTCGGGCCGCAACTGGGCGCTGGAAGTCTACAACCCTTGTCCAGGCGTGATGGAAAATGCACCGGCATCCAAGGGCTACAGCGGCGGTTTCGGCGTCGACCTGATGCTGAAGGACCTGGGGCTGGCGGTGGAGAATTCGCTGTCGACCGGCAGCAGCGTGCCGCTGGGCGCGCTGGCGCGCAACCTGTACGATATCCATAGCAAGAGCGGCGCCGGCGGCCTGGATTTCTCCAGCATTTTCAACATGCTGGCCAAGGCCGAGTGA
- a CDS encoding M14 family metallopeptidase, with translation MKTLEQIRAKLHEYPIEVAFPDIAAWKTGNTGVDYMHTFDSGVAGPHAMILALTHGNEVSGAIAVDQLLRSGVRPAKGRLTLGFGNVDAYRRFDSGNPDASRFIDEDMNRVWSAARLDSADDSLELRRARALRPIVDSADFLLDLHSMHEAAPPLMLSGPLAKGIRFAADIGVPEHVIVDGGHANGKRLRDYGAFGDPASPKNALLIETGQHFSVRSKDVALDAASRFLSKTGVLAAADLKDFMLHAEPALQQVLQVTQAVIADTMDFEFAQDFRGLEMIERAGTVIARDGDKQIVTPYDDCVIVMPSLRHLGPGVTVMRLARALENWQ, from the coding sequence ATGAAAACCTTGGAACAGATTCGTGCAAAATTGCATGAATATCCGATCGAGGTGGCTTTTCCCGATATCGCCGCGTGGAAGACTGGCAATACGGGCGTCGATTACATGCATACTTTCGACAGCGGCGTGGCCGGTCCGCATGCCATGATCCTGGCGCTCACCCACGGCAACGAAGTCAGCGGCGCGATCGCCGTAGACCAGCTGCTGCGATCAGGAGTGCGTCCGGCAAAAGGTCGCCTCACGCTCGGCTTCGGCAACGTCGATGCCTATCGCCGTTTCGACAGCGGCAACCCGGATGCAAGCCGCTTCATTGACGAAGACATGAATCGCGTCTGGTCGGCGGCAAGACTGGACAGCGCCGATGACTCGCTGGAATTGCGCCGCGCGCGCGCGTTGCGGCCTATCGTCGACAGTGCCGATTTCCTGCTCGACCTGCACTCCATGCATGAAGCAGCGCCGCCGCTGATGCTCAGCGGCCCGCTGGCCAAAGGCATCCGTTTTGCCGCCGACATCGGCGTTCCCGAACACGTGATCGTCGACGGTGGCCATGCCAACGGCAAACGGCTGCGCGACTATGGCGCTTTCGGCGACCCTGCCAGTCCGAAGAATGCCTTGCTGATCGAAACCGGGCAGCACTTCTCGGTGCGCAGCAAGGACGTTGCGCTGGATGCGGCGTCTCGTTTCCTGAGCAAGACTGGCGTGCTCGCCGCGGCGGATCTGAAGGATTTCATGCTGCATGCCGAGCCTGCGCTGCAGCAGGTGCTGCAGGTAACGCAGGCAGTCATCGCCGACACGATGGATTTTGAATTCGCGCAGGATTTTCGCGGCCTGGAAATGATTGAACGCGCCGGCACCGTCATCGCGCGTGACGGCGACAAGCAAATTGTCACGCCTTATGACGATTGCGTGATCGTCATGCCGTCGCTGCGCCATCTCGGTCCGGGCGTCACCGTGATGCGCCTGGCCCGCGCGCTTGAGAACTGGCAGTGA
- a CDS encoding LysR family transcriptional regulator codes for MQLTWLEDFVELARTRSFSRAAENRFVTHPAFGRRIHALEQWVGAELVARTQPLSLTPAGKLFLDAATHAIDVLHAARAQLQDSAQPPEEILRVATGRTLARTFFPGWYETINQRFGPFPVSVSTGGAQEVILRLASGDVDLLVIYSSPATRLLIDPQRYESVTLAREMLLPVSASDAKGQPKFRLPAGDAASPIPWLAFSQSLTLRGVLARHLAGLPKKLSLRMGYQADSYESILEMAKRGAGLAWLPQRLVQDDLKQGNLLLVGDADMRVGFDISLYRMRGNANALVKAIWEGVSADAVDDL; via the coding sequence ATGCAATTGACCTGGCTTGAAGATTTTGTCGAACTGGCTCGGACACGCAGTTTTTCTCGCGCTGCGGAAAACCGCTTTGTCACGCATCCAGCCTTCGGGCGCCGCATCCACGCACTGGAGCAATGGGTGGGCGCAGAATTGGTGGCGCGCACGCAGCCGCTGTCCCTGACCCCGGCTGGCAAATTGTTTCTCGATGCAGCGACACATGCGATCGATGTCCTGCACGCGGCCCGGGCGCAATTGCAGGATAGCGCCCAGCCTCCGGAGGAAATCTTGCGGGTCGCCACCGGCCGTACCCTGGCGCGCACTTTTTTCCCGGGCTGGTATGAAACGATCAACCAGCGTTTCGGCCCCTTTCCGGTCTCGGTCAGCACCGGTGGCGCGCAAGAGGTCATCTTGCGCTTGGCGAGCGGTGATGTCGACTTGCTGGTCATTTACTCCAGCCCGGCGACGCGCCTGCTGATTGATCCACAGCGTTACGAATCCGTCACGCTTGCGCGCGAGATGCTATTGCCGGTCAGCGCCTCGGATGCCAAAGGACAGCCCAAATTCCGTTTGCCGGCCGGCGATGCGGCAAGCCCCATTCCCTGGCTGGCCTTTTCGCAGTCGCTGACGCTGCGCGGCGTGCTCGCCAGGCATCTGGCCGGCTTGCCGAAAAAACTGTCGCTGCGCATGGGCTACCAGGCCGACTCCTACGAGTCGATCCTGGAAATGGCGAAGCGTGGCGCCGGCCTGGCCTGGCTACCGCAACGGCTGGTGCAGGACGATTTAAAGCAAGGCAATCTGCTGCTGGTCGGCGATGCCGACATGCGCGTCGGCTTCGATATTTCCCTCTATCGCATGCGGGGCAACGCCAATGCGCTGGTCAAAGCGATCTGGGAAGGCGTTTCTGCAGACGCCGTCGATGACCTGTGA